The Corynebacterium sphenisci DSM 44792 genome includes the window CAAGGCCTGGTCCTCCACCCGCTTCGGGCTGCCGCCGGCGCTGGCCGAGGAGGACCTGGACTGGCGCGAGATCGAGATCCCGGCCGACGCCCAGGGCCGGCCCGGGGTGCGCCTGCACGGGGCGGTGGCCGCCGCGGTGGCCGCCGGGCACCCGGGGGCGGGGTTCTCGGTGAGCATCAGCCACGACGGCGACTACGCGGTGGCGGTGGCCGCGCTCACCGCCGCCGATCCGGACGGCCCCGCCCGCTGAGGGGGCGCCCCCGGCGGGGGCGCCGGCCCCCGGTCCCGCGAGCGCGGGACCGGGGGCCGGCGGCGATCCGGGATGCCGGGGCGGGCCCCGGGTCAGCGGGCCTCGGCGACGGTCATCAGGTAGGAGATCAGCATCCGCTTGACCTCCTGCACGGTGAGCTCGTAATGCTCCTCGCCCATCGCCGGGGCGCCCTGCTGCACGCTGAAGTTCAGCAGGGAGAAGGTGGTGTGCACCAGCAGCCCGGCGACGAACCGGCGCACCCGGTCGTCGGCGCTGGGGATGAGCGGGGCGAGCACCCCGCAGATCGCCTCGATCAGGGGCCGCTCGGTGTCCGCGGCGGTGGCCCGGGTCGCCGGGGTGGACTGCACCGCCAGCCACACCGCCCGCCGGGAGACGTCGGCGGCCCACAGGTCGGCGATGTGGTCGATGAACTCGGAGAGGAACTCCGGCCACTCCAGGGCGGGGATGTGCGTGGCGAAGCGATCCAGCTCCTCGACCACGGCGGCCGAGTCCACCCGGTCCAGCTCGCAGATCAGCACGTACTTGTTCGCGAAGAACTGGTAGAGGGTGCCGATCGGCACCCCGGCCCGGCGGGCCACCTCGTCGAAGGTGAAGGACTCGAAGCCGACGTCGACGAGCACCTCCCGCGCCGAGGCCAGGATCCGCGCGTAGCGCTCCCGGGAGCGCCGCTGCGCGGGCCGGCGGCGCGGCCGCAGGATCTCCGGGGCCTCCGGGGCGTCCGCGGCATCCGGTTCGGCGGCGGGCTCAGGCGTCGGCGACATCGCGCAGGATCCGGTCCACGTGGCCCTTCGCGCGGACGTTGTACCAGGCGGCCTCCACGGTGCCGTCGGCGCCGACCAGCACCGTGGAGCGGATCACCCCGCGCACCACCCGGCCGTAGTTCTTCTTCTCCCCGAAGGCGCCCCAGGCGGCCATCGTGGTGCGCTCCGGGTCGGAGGCCAGGGCGAAGTTCAGCCCGTGCTCGGCGCGGAAGGCGGCGAGCGCGTCCGGGGAATCCGGGGAGACCCCGAGCACGTCGATGCCGAGGGTGTTCAGCCGGGCCAGGTTGTCCCGGAAATCGCAGGATTCGCCGGTGCAGCCGGGGGTGTTGGCCTTCGGGTAGAAGTACACCAGCACCCGGCGGCCGGCGTAGTCCGCCAGCGTGATGGCGGAGCCGTCGTCGGCGGTGAGCTCCAGCGGGGGCGCGGCGTCGCCGGGGGCGAGCCGGGCGGGCGGCGTGGGGGCGGCGGGCGTGTCGGTCATGTTCCGCATCGTAGCGAGCCGATCCGGCCGCGGGGGAGCCTTCACCGCGGCGGAAGGTGTTAGTCTCGTGCGCAGACAAGCCGATCACCGAACAGCAGGGGAGTCCCCGTGGCCCGCAACATTGACGCCATCCAGCGTGACATCGAACGCAACCGCACCCAGCTCGCCCGGACGCTGGACGAGCTCGCCGAGCGCGCGAACCCGAAGAGCCTCGCGGACGACGCCAAGTCCCAGGCCGCCGACCGGCTGAAGGACCCGCAGGTGCAGGCCATCCTGGGCGTGTGCGCCGCCGCGGTGGTGGGCCTCATCGTGGCCAAGGTGGTCAGCAACCGCAAGCGCGGCGCCGAGATCGAGCGGATCCGCGAGCTCATCGAGAACGTCTCCAAGTAGCCCGGCGCACCCCGCCCCGCCGCACCGCCGGCGGGGCCTCGCCGTCTCCGGGCCCGCTCAGCCCGCGGGCTCCGGCGGGGGCAGCCGGCGCCGCCGCAGCAGCGCCAGCAGGGCGGCCGCAT containing:
- a CDS encoding holo-ACP synthase, whose translation is MSAADPMALARAPRGVGVDLVDVAAFAEQLDRPGTVFAERVFTPGELAAARARGLGGDRLTRHLAGRWAAKEAVFKAWSSTRFGLPPALAEEDLDWREIEIPADAQGRPGVRLHGAVAAAVAAGHPGAGFSVSISHDGDYAVAVAALTAADPDGPAR
- a CDS encoding TetR/AcrR family transcriptional regulator; this encodes MSPTPEPAAEPDAADAPEAPEILRPRRRPAQRRSRERYARILASAREVLVDVGFESFTFDEVARRAGVPIGTLYQFFANKYVLICELDRVDSAAVVEELDRFATHIPALEWPEFLSEFIDHIADLWAADVSRRAVWLAVQSTPATRATAADTERPLIEAICGVLAPLIPSADDRVRRFVAGLLVHTTFSLLNFSVQQGAPAMGEEHYELTVQEVKRMLISYLMTVAEAR
- a CDS encoding peroxiredoxin; the encoded protein is MTDTPAAPTPPARLAPGDAAPPLELTADDGSAITLADYAGRRVLVYFYPKANTPGCTGESCDFRDNLARLNTLGIDVLGVSPDSPDALAAFRAEHGLNFALASDPERTTMAAWGAFGEKKNYGRVVRGVIRSTVLVGADGTVEAAWYNVRAKGHVDRILRDVADA
- a CDS encoding DUF3618 domain-containing protein — its product is MARNIDAIQRDIERNRTQLARTLDELAERANPKSLADDAKSQAADRLKDPQVQAILGVCAAAVVGLIVAKVVSNRKRGAEIERIRELIENVSK